The Rhodopseudomonas palustris genome window below encodes:
- a CDS encoding biopolymer transporter ExbD — MGMNVATGGGGGGRRRGGRRPVMAEINVTPMVDVMLVLLIIFMVAAPLLTTSIDIDLPVARGGNQIQSNSPPLTLSVKRTGGTCNSQVELYLGDSPIAASELEAKMKAIRETRSETDNVVYLRGDKDVCYTDMMKLLGNIRTAGFKANIVIVPEQGS; from the coding sequence ATGGGAATGAACGTAGCCACTGGCGGCGGCGGAGGCGGCCGGCGTCGCGGCGGGCGGCGACCGGTGATGGCGGAGATCAACGTCACCCCGATGGTCGACGTGATGCTGGTGCTGCTGATCATCTTCATGGTCGCGGCGCCGCTGCTCACCACCTCGATCGACATCGATCTGCCGGTCGCCCGTGGCGGCAATCAGATCCAGTCGAACTCGCCACCGCTGACCCTGTCGGTCAAGCGCACCGGCGGCACCTGCAACTCTCAGGTCGAGCTGTATTTGGGTGATAGCCCGATCGCAGCGTCCGAGCTCGAAGCCAAGATGAAGGCGATCCGTGAGACCCGGTCGGAGACCGACAACGTGGTGTATCTGCGGGGCGACAAGGACGTCTGCTACACGGACATGATGAAGCTGCTCGGCAATATCCGGACCGCCGGCTTCAAGGCAAACATCGTCATCGTTCCCGAACAGGGGAGTTGA
- a CDS encoding protein TolA — translation MKIDKTWAASVALHVLVLGWAMLSFTSKAFELEPQDSVAVDTISEDQLAKVMAGMRTGKKENPKPLVEKVAEAKQVDDTVGKISEKAPVVTDTSPPPQPKPKPEEKPVEKKPDPPKPVVKEEPKKEEPKKAEKKPEPAKEEAKEAEKKPEPKVDPIAEALKKEEKKKPPPKPTETAAKPPEPTKPKSERVFDQSKIAALLDKRDPTRNAVTGDVLNSNAALGLSKGKSADNSATWGAMFQSQVERCWKKPYGGIEAQRAEASFVIRLKRDGTLETLPQPEGHPATPYLRVYQESALRAIIECQPYNLPAQFFDEWKFFAPVFTDRRP, via the coding sequence GTGAAGATCGACAAGACATGGGCTGCGTCGGTGGCGTTGCACGTCCTCGTGCTCGGCTGGGCCATGCTGTCTTTCACCTCCAAGGCTTTCGAGCTCGAGCCGCAGGATTCGGTTGCGGTCGATACCATCTCCGAAGATCAGCTCGCCAAAGTGATGGCCGGCATGCGCACCGGCAAGAAGGAAAACCCCAAGCCGCTGGTCGAGAAGGTCGCCGAGGCCAAGCAGGTCGACGACACCGTCGGTAAGATCAGCGAGAAGGCGCCTGTCGTCACCGACACCTCGCCGCCGCCCCAGCCCAAGCCGAAGCCGGAAGAGAAGCCGGTCGAAAAGAAGCCTGATCCGCCGAAGCCGGTGGTGAAGGAAGAGCCGAAGAAGGAAGAGCCGAAGAAGGCCGAGAAGAAGCCGGAGCCGGCAAAGGAAGAGGCCAAGGAAGCCGAAAAGAAACCGGAGCCTAAGGTCGATCCGATCGCCGAGGCGCTGAAGAAGGAAGAAAAGAAGAAGCCGCCGCCGAAGCCGACCGAGACTGCCGCCAAGCCGCCGGAGCCGACCAAGCCGAAGTCGGAGCGGGTATTCGATCAGTCGAAGATCGCGGCGCTGCTCGACAAGCGCGACCCGACCCGCAACGCGGTCACCGGCGACGTGTTGAACTCCAACGCGGCGCTCGGATTGTCGAAGGGCAAGTCCGCCGACAACTCGGCGACCTGGGGCGCGATGTTCCAGTCGCAGGTCGAGCGCTGCTGGAAGAAGCCGTATGGCGGCATCGAAGCGCAGCGCGCCGAGGCGTCCTTCGTGATCCGCCTGAAGCGTGACGGCACGCTCGAAACTCTGCCGCAGCCGGAAGGCCATCCGGCGACGCCGTATTTGCGCGTGTATCAGGAGAGTGCGCTGCGCGCGATCATCGAATGCCAGCCGTACAATCTGCCGGCGCAGTTCTTCGACGAATGGAAGTTCTTCGCGCCCGTGTTCACCGATCGACGTCCGTAA
- the tolB gene encoding Tol-Pal system beta propeller repeat protein TolB yields the protein MSFDLNRRQLMISAATAAGALALGPARDAFGQARVQITEGNVAPLPIAIPNFVAGTPSDNEVGVGVSQVITNNLKRSGLFAPIDQAAYLEKITNIDVPPQFKSWASINAQALVTGRMTRQGDGRLKAEFRLWDVATGQQLAGQQYFTSPEYWRRIAHIISDQIYERLTGEKGYFDSRVVFIDESGPADRRVKRLALMDQDGANVRYLTRGSDLVLTPRFSPTTQEITYMEFGQGEPRVYLFNVETGQREIVGNFPGMSFAPRFSPDGQRIIMSLQQGGNSNLFVMDLRSKATTRLTDTPAIDTSPSYAPDGSRICFESDRGGKPQIYIMPANGGQAQRISFGDGSYSTPVWSPRGDYIAFTKQGGGQFAIGIMKPDGSGERILTSGFHNEGPTFAPNGRVLMFFRDPGGNAGPSLFTVDVSGRNELRVPTPGYASDPAWSPLLS from the coding sequence ATGTCGTTTGACCTCAATCGCCGCCAATTGATGATTTCCGCCGCGACGGCGGCCGGTGCACTCGCGCTCGGCCCCGCCCGCGATGCGTTCGGTCAGGCCCGGGTGCAGATCACCGAAGGCAACGTCGCGCCGCTGCCGATCGCGATTCCGAATTTCGTCGCCGGCACGCCGTCGGACAATGAAGTCGGCGTCGGTGTCTCCCAGGTGATCACCAACAATCTGAAGCGCTCGGGATTGTTCGCGCCGATCGACCAGGCCGCGTATCTCGAAAAGATCACCAACATCGACGTGCCGCCGCAGTTCAAGAGCTGGGCGAGCATCAACGCTCAGGCGCTGGTGACCGGGCGGATGACTCGGCAGGGCGACGGCCGGCTCAAGGCCGAATTCCGGCTGTGGGACGTCGCCACCGGCCAGCAGCTCGCCGGCCAGCAGTATTTCACCTCGCCGGAGTATTGGCGCCGTATCGCCCACATCATCTCGGACCAGATCTATGAGCGTCTGACCGGCGAGAAGGGGTACTTCGACAGCCGCGTGGTGTTCATCGACGAAAGCGGCCCGGCCGACCGGCGCGTCAAGCGGCTGGCACTGATGGATCAGGACGGCGCCAACGTGCGCTATCTCACCCGCGGCAGCGACCTCGTGCTAACGCCGCGGTTTTCGCCGACCACCCAGGAAATCACCTATATGGAATTCGGCCAGGGTGAGCCGCGGGTGTATCTGTTCAACGTCGAGACCGGCCAGCGCGAGATCGTCGGCAACTTCCCCGGCATGTCATTCGCGCCGCGGTTCTCGCCGGATGGTCAGCGCATCATCATGAGCCTGCAGCAGGGCGGCAACTCCAACCTGTTCGTGATGGACCTGCGCTCCAAGGCGACGACGCGGCTGACCGATACGCCGGCGATCGACACCTCGCCATCTTATGCCCCCGACGGCAGTCGGATCTGCTTCGAGAGCGATCGCGGCGGCAAGCCGCAGATCTACATCATGCCGGCGAATGGCGGCCAGGCGCAGCGGATCTCGTTCGGCGACGGCAGCTACTCGACCCCGGTGTGGTCGCCGCGCGGCGACTACATCGCCTTCACCAAGCAGGGCGGCGGCCAGTTCGCCATCGGCATCATGAAGCCGGACGGCTCCGGCGAGCGCATTCTGACGTCCGGGTTCCACAACGAAGGGCCGACCTTCGCGCCCAATGGCCGGGTGCTGATGTTCTTCCGCGATCCGGGCGGGAACGCCGGCCCGTCACTGTTTACGGTCGACGTTTCGGGACGTAACGAACTGCGGGTGCCGACCCCGGGTTACGCCTCGGATCCGGCGTGGTCGCCGCTGCTATCCTGA
- a CDS encoding putative bifunctional diguanylate cyclase/phosphodiesterase, with amino-acid sequence MLLASHKRDSEQTSPAIRAGLVDSLFMNPAPMIVGAFGPAIAGAVIGMVTGSILNWLCVPLFVLIGFARALQMHRYRQRNAPLTVEEAGIWERRYRLGAIAHGISLGAWSLVVLLGTDDSAAHMLCVATVVAYTSAGVGRTFGRPQIFHLQVLLSCGPLIFAMVRVGGVYYLTLALLSAVFFISIRHLTSSLQRIYLDAWIGREREAALANQFDTALNNMPHGLCMFRADGRLAVMNHRFAEMMRLRDELVKGSPTATEIVSACVAIGAISAANGRLILAEIENSLAGEIVTVGDETVPRSLCWTFQPMAHGGAVVLIEDITERRNAEARIVHLARYDELTALPNRVSFRDEIERILEAEHGRGKTRLSALLFIDLDQFKQINDTLGHPCGDRLLCSVAERLRDMLRPDDLVARFGGDEFVVFQQNIASNEDAAALARRIVDRLSDRYLIDHHVVEIGASIGIAMTSPGAKADILLKNADMALYRAKADGRGNYCFFREEMAQTVEARRILELDLRKALANEEFELYYQPLVNLKSGKITTCEALLRWNHPVRGTVSPVDIIPVAEDMGLIVDLGRWILRKACMECMLWPEPVSVAINFSPQQFHQRDVLTEVRYALEVSGLPASRLEIEITESSLLRNTQWTHDALQQLHAEGVRISLDDFGTGYSSLSYLHSFPLQKVKIDRSFLEGIDSDRPLTLLRGVARLSSDLGMSVVVEGIETNDQLELISADGTVTEAQGYLFSRPVPAQRIRQLLNASQGARQKDGKVLSLPTRSIA; translated from the coding sequence ATGCTGCTCGCCAGTCACAAACGGGATTCTGAGCAAACGTCGCCTGCGATTCGCGCGGGCTTGGTCGACTCGTTGTTCATGAATCCGGCGCCGATGATCGTTGGGGCATTTGGGCCCGCGATTGCTGGCGCCGTGATCGGGATGGTTACCGGAAGCATCCTGAATTGGCTGTGTGTCCCCTTATTCGTTCTGATCGGCTTTGCGCGTGCGCTGCAGATGCATCGCTATCGGCAGCGCAATGCTCCTCTCACGGTGGAGGAAGCCGGTATATGGGAGCGACGCTATCGGCTGGGAGCCATTGCACATGGCATCTCGCTTGGCGCTTGGTCGCTCGTGGTGTTGCTCGGCACCGACGACTCGGCGGCGCATATGCTTTGCGTTGCGACCGTGGTGGCATACACCTCGGCTGGTGTCGGGCGGACTTTCGGTCGGCCCCAGATTTTTCACCTCCAGGTGCTGCTCAGCTGCGGCCCATTGATCTTCGCGATGGTGAGGGTGGGGGGTGTCTACTATCTCACGCTCGCCTTGCTCAGTGCGGTATTCTTCATCTCGATCCGTCATCTGACGTCCAGCCTGCAACGGATCTACCTCGACGCCTGGATCGGCCGCGAGCGCGAAGCTGCGCTCGCCAATCAGTTCGACACCGCGCTTAACAATATGCCGCATGGGTTGTGCATGTTCCGCGCAGATGGTCGTCTCGCGGTCATGAACCATCGTTTTGCCGAGATGATGCGGCTTCGCGACGAACTGGTCAAAGGATCACCGACCGCGACCGAGATCGTGTCCGCCTGCGTGGCAATCGGTGCAATTTCGGCTGCCAACGGGCGTTTGATCCTGGCTGAAATTGAAAACTCCCTGGCGGGAGAAATCGTCACCGTCGGCGACGAAACCGTTCCTCGCTCGCTGTGCTGGACGTTCCAGCCGATGGCACATGGCGGCGCGGTGGTGCTGATCGAAGATATCACCGAGCGTCGCAACGCCGAAGCGCGGATCGTTCATCTGGCGCGTTACGACGAACTCACCGCGTTGCCGAACCGGGTGAGCTTCCGCGACGAAATTGAGCGTATTCTCGAGGCCGAGCACGGCCGGGGCAAGACCCGGCTGTCGGCGCTGTTGTTCATAGACCTCGACCAGTTCAAGCAGATCAACGATACGCTCGGCCATCCCTGCGGCGATCGGCTGCTGTGCTCGGTCGCCGAACGGCTGCGTGACATGCTGCGGCCGGACGATCTGGTGGCGCGATTTGGTGGCGACGAATTCGTCGTCTTCCAACAGAACATCGCCTCGAACGAAGATGCAGCTGCGCTGGCTCGCCGAATCGTCGATCGCCTGAGCGACCGCTATCTGATCGATCATCATGTTGTTGAGATCGGTGCCTCGATCGGCATTGCGATGACGTCGCCGGGTGCCAAGGCTGACATCCTGCTCAAGAATGCCGACATGGCGCTGTATCGCGCCAAGGCCGACGGCCGCGGCAATTACTGTTTCTTCCGCGAGGAAATGGCGCAAACCGTCGAAGCTCGCCGCATTCTCGAGCTCGACCTGCGCAAGGCGCTCGCCAACGAAGAATTCGAACTGTACTACCAGCCGCTCGTGAATCTCAAATCGGGCAAGATCACCACGTGCGAAGCGCTGCTGCGCTGGAATCACCCGGTGCGCGGGACGGTATCACCGGTCGATATTATTCCGGTCGCCGAGGACATGGGTCTGATCGTCGATCTCGGTCGCTGGATCCTGCGCAAAGCCTGCATGGAATGCATGCTGTGGCCGGAGCCGGTGAGTGTCGCGATCAACTTCTCGCCGCAGCAGTTCCATCAGCGTGACGTGCTGACGGAAGTGCGCTACGCGCTTGAAGTCTCCGGCCTGCCTGCCAGTCGGCTGGAGATCGAAATCACCGAGTCCTCCCTGCTGCGTAACACGCAGTGGACGCACGACGCGTTGCAGCAGCTGCACGCCGAAGGCGTCCGGATCTCGCTCGACGATTTCGGCACGGGCTATTCGTCGCTCAGCTATCTGCACAGCTTCCCCTTGCAGAAGGTGAAGATCGACCGCTCGTTCCTCGAGGGGATCGACAGTGACCGGCCGTTGACTCTGCTACGCGGCGTCGCCCGCCTCAGCAGTGATCTCGGCATGTCGGTGGTGGTGGAAGGCATCGAAACCAACGACCAGCTCGAATTGATCAGCGCCGACGGCACCGTCACCGAGGCGCAGGGCTATCTGTTCAGCCGTCCGGTCCCCGCCCAGCGCATTCGGCAATTGCTGAACGCGTCGCAGGGTGCACGCCAAAAAGACGGCAAAGTCCTTTCTTTGCCGACTCGATCGATCGCCTAA
- a CDS encoding N-acyl amino acid synthase FeeM domain-containing protein produces the protein MGVVRPAKQQDRIAARRLALLEKVDYRLAETPAEREAIYRLRYRAYLKEGAIDANSSGIVTDRYDDLPNSWIFGVFYEGMLSSSLRITVASPDYQDCPSTDVFPDFLQPWLAEGKVIVDPTRFVADPTSANRLPELPYLTLRLANVSCEYFNADIGLASVRTEHQAFYRRVMMRLICEARPYPGLKKPISLMEIDFPAMRDKLYARYPFLRSTESERRSLFEHARRVPNLTLAEAPNLVPLAFGRTHL, from the coding sequence ATGGGAGTCGTACGTCCAGCAAAACAGCAAGACCGGATCGCGGCCCGAAGGCTCGCGTTGCTTGAGAAGGTCGATTATCGGCTCGCGGAAACTCCGGCAGAACGTGAGGCGATCTACCGGTTGCGATATCGCGCCTACCTCAAAGAAGGGGCGATCGATGCCAATAGCAGCGGCATTGTGACTGACCGGTACGACGATCTGCCGAATTCATGGATCTTCGGCGTGTTCTATGAGGGGATGCTCAGCAGTTCACTGCGGATCACAGTTGCATCCCCGGATTATCAGGACTGCCCGTCGACAGACGTCTTTCCTGACTTCCTTCAACCCTGGCTGGCTGAGGGCAAAGTCATCGTCGACCCGACAAGGTTCGTGGCTGATCCGACAAGCGCCAACCGACTGCCCGAACTACCGTATCTGACTCTGCGTCTGGCTAATGTCTCCTGTGAGTACTTTAACGCAGACATTGGCCTCGCTTCGGTGAGGACCGAGCATCAGGCCTTTTATCGTCGGGTGATGATGCGCTTGATCTGTGAAGCTCGGCCGTATCCAGGGTTGAAAAAGCCTATCAGCCTGATGGAGATCGACTTCCCTGCGATGCGCGACAAGCTGTACGCCCGTTATCCGTTCTTACGCTCGACTGAGTCCGAGCGGCGCAGCTTGTTCGAGCACGCGAGGAGAGTTCCCAATCTGACTCTGGCCGAGGCTCCAAATCTGGTGCCGCTCGCCTTCGGTCGGACGCACCTCTGA
- the pal gene encoding peptidoglycan-associated lipoprotein Pal, with the protein MTNHKRILQGLKVAAVLAVALSMGACANKNGLGGADGAMAGAATPGSQQDFVVNVGDRVFFESDQSDLSPQAAATLDKQVQWLQTYSRYTFTIEGHADERGTREYNIALGARRAQSVRNYLVSRGIDAQRMRTISYGKERPVAVCNDISCWSQNRRAVTVLNAGA; encoded by the coding sequence ATGACCAATCACAAGCGAATCCTCCAGGGATTGAAGGTGGCCGCGGTGCTCGCGGTGGCCCTGTCGATGGGGGCATGCGCGAACAAGAATGGGCTCGGCGGTGCCGATGGCGCGATGGCTGGTGCGGCCACCCCGGGCAGCCAGCAGGATTTCGTCGTCAACGTCGGCGACCGTGTGTTCTTCGAGAGCGATCAGTCGGATCTGTCGCCGCAGGCGGCTGCGACCCTCGACAAGCAGGTGCAGTGGCTGCAGACCTACAGCCGCTACACCTTCACCATCGAAGGCCACGCCGACGAGCGCGGCACCCGCGAATACAACATTGCGCTCGGCGCGCGCCGTGCGCAGTCGGTCCGCAACTATCTGGTGTCGCGTGGTATCGACGCGCAGCGGATGCGCACCATCTCCTACGGCAAGGAACGTCCGGTCGCGGTCTGCAACGACATTTCTTGCTGGTCGCAGAATCGCCGCGCCGTCACGGTGCTGAACGCCGGCGCCTGA
- the ybgF gene encoding tol-pal system protein YbgF codes for MSSGFAVSARSLALVATLAFAAPALAQQYGGEVDPEIRIQQLEDRLRTLTGQNEELQYRNRRLEDQVRQLQSGAGAPGAQQPAPNQAATPPAAPQQPYGQPAQQPAYGQQQAPMVQPQPAAPQGGGRRGDAFDPSRDPNAPGVPRALGGGQLPMEQGGGMPAGRAAGAPMDLSNGNGGYVQGGYPQGGAPSAAQQAPAAAAGGALTTQPPSQTPRDEFDLGIGYMQRRDYALAEETMRNFAQKYPDNPLTADAQYWLGESFFQRQMYREAAESFLAVTSKHEKSGKAPDALLRLGQSLSALKEKEAACAALGEIGRKYPQASSSVKKAVDREQKKLKC; via the coding sequence ATGTCATCAGGTTTTGCCGTCTCCGCGCGCAGCCTCGCTCTGGTGGCGACGCTCGCTTTCGCCGCTCCCGCGCTGGCCCAGCAATACGGCGGCGAGGTCGATCCCGAAATTCGTATCCAGCAGCTCGAGGATCGGCTGCGGACGCTGACCGGCCAGAACGAAGAACTGCAATACCGCAACCGGCGGCTTGAAGATCAGGTCCGGCAGTTGCAGAGCGGCGCCGGTGCGCCCGGTGCGCAGCAGCCCGCCCCCAATCAGGCTGCGACCCCGCCGGCCGCTCCGCAGCAACCTTATGGTCAGCCCGCGCAGCAACCGGCTTACGGCCAGCAGCAGGCGCCGATGGTGCAGCCGCAGCCGGCCGCGCCGCAGGGCGGCGGCCGCCGCGGCGACGCGTTCGATCCGTCGCGCGATCCGAACGCGCCCGGCGTACCGCGCGCGCTTGGCGGCGGCCAACTGCCGATGGAGCAGGGCGGCGGCATGCCGGCCGGCCGGGCCGCCGGCGCCCCGATGGACCTGTCGAACGGCAATGGCGGTTACGTCCAAGGCGGTTATCCGCAAGGCGGTGCGCCGTCCGCGGCCCAGCAAGCGCCTGCCGCCGCAGCTGGCGGCGCCTTGACGACGCAGCCGCCGTCGCAGACGCCGCGCGACGAGTTTGACCTCGGCATCGGCTACATGCAGCGCCGCGACTACGCGTTGGCCGAAGAAACCATGCGCAACTTTGCGCAGAAGTACCCGGACAATCCGTTGACTGCCGATGCGCAGTATTGGCTCGGCGAGAGCTTCTTCCAGCGCCAGATGTATCGCGAGGCGGCCGAGTCATTTCTAGCCGTGACCAGCAAACACGAGAAGTCCGGCAAGGCGCCGGACGCGTTGCTGCGGCTCGGTCAGTCGTTGTCGGCGTTGAAGGAAAAGGAAGCGGCCTGCGCCGCGCTCGGCGAGATCGGCCGCAAATATCCGCAGGCGTCGTCCAGCGTGAAGAAGGCGGTCGATCGCGAGCAGAAGAAGCTGAAGTGCTGA
- the tilS gene encoding tRNA lysidine(34) synthetase TilS has translation MSGTDDEVVSATEARRLFADWKAAPAIVLAVSGGPDSLALMWLAARWRKALKQGPALAVVTVDHGLRPEAAAEARAVKRLAASLDLPHRTLRWNGDKPKTGIQAAARGARYRLLAQAAKTLGASHVMTAHTRDDQAETVLMRLSRGSGIAGLAAMAREIERDGVVLARPLLDVTKARLVATLTKARIAFATDPSNVDPRFTRPRLRELMPQLAAEGCDARSLVRLAARAARADAALELMTDGAEQFLETLDAGAGRPGVDARAFLALAAEIQIRLLLRALARHGYEGPAELGKVEALSEALKLAAAGRAPPAGKIRLKQTLAGAVITLTSDRLVIAPAPPRRARVG, from the coding sequence ATGTCCGGAACCGACGACGAGGTAGTATCCGCCACCGAGGCGCGGCGTCTGTTCGCCGATTGGAAGGCGGCGCCGGCGATCGTGCTGGCGGTCTCCGGTGGGCCCGATTCGTTGGCGCTGATGTGGCTCGCCGCCCGCTGGCGGAAGGCGTTGAAGCAGGGCCCGGCATTGGCGGTTGTCACCGTCGATCACGGCCTGCGTCCCGAGGCCGCCGCCGAGGCGCGCGCGGTGAAGCGACTGGCGGCCTCGCTCGACCTGCCGCACCGGACGCTGCGCTGGAACGGGGACAAGCCCAAGACCGGAATCCAGGCGGCGGCGCGCGGGGCGCGCTATCGGCTCCTGGCGCAGGCCGCCAAAACCCTCGGCGCCTCGCATGTGATGACCGCGCATACCCGCGACGACCAGGCCGAGACCGTGCTGATGCGTCTGTCGCGCGGCAGTGGAATCGCCGGCCTTGCCGCAATGGCAAGGGAAATCGAGCGGGACGGGGTGGTGCTGGCCCGGCCGCTGCTCGATGTTACGAAGGCCCGGCTGGTCGCCACGCTGACCAAAGCCCGAATCGCGTTCGCCACCGACCCGAGCAATGTCGATCCGCGCTTCACCCGGCCGCGGCTACGCGAGCTGATGCCGCAACTGGCGGCTGAAGGCTGCGATGCCCGTTCGCTGGTTCGGCTGGCGGCGCGGGCGGCGCGGGCCGATGCAGCGTTGGAACTGATGACCGACGGCGCCGAGCAATTCTTGGAAACCCTCGATGCGGGGGCGGGACGTCCCGGTGTGGATGCCCGGGCATTTCTGGCTCTAGCTGCAGAAATCCAGATTCGCTTGTTGCTGCGTGCGCTGGCGCGGCATGGTTACGAGGGGCCGGCCGAGCTCGGGAAAGTCGAGGCGCTCTCCGAGGCGCTGAAGCTTGCAGCGGCCGGGAGGGCGCCGCCCGCCGGCAAAATCCGGTTAAAGCAGACCCTCGCAGGCGCCGTGATCACGCTCACCAGCGACCGCCTGGTGATTGCCCCAGCCCCACCGCGGCGGGCGCGGGTCGGCTGA
- the ftsH gene encoding ATP-dependent zinc metalloprotease FtsH, producing the protein MNANLRNFALWVIIVLLLLALFTLFQNPGQRTASQEIPFSQLLSEIDQNHVRDVVIQGQEIRGTFTNGSTFQTYAPNDPSLVTRLYNGKVSITAKPPGDNVPWFVSLLVSWLPFIALIGVWIFLSRQMQGGAGKAMGFGKSRAKMLTEAHGRVTFEDVAGVDEAKQDLQEIVEFLRDPGKFQRLGGRIPRGVLLVGPPGTGKTLIARAVAGEANVPFFTISGSDFVEMFVGVGASRVRDMFEQAKKNAPCIIFIDEIDAVGRHRGAGLGGGNDEREQTLNQLLVEMDGFEANEGVILIAATNRPDVLDPALLRPGRFDRQVVVPNPDVVGREQILKVHVRKVPLAPDINLKNIARGTPGFSGADLMNLVNEAALMAARRNKRMVTQSEFEDAKDKVMMGAERKSLVMTEEEKLLTAYHEGGHAIVGLNVPATDPIHKATIIPRGRALGMVMQLPERDKLSMSLEQMTSRLAIMMGGRVAEEMVFGREKVTSGAASDIEQATKLARMMVTRWGLSEELGTVAYGENQDEVFLGMSVSRTQNASEATIQKIDAEIKRLVEEGYNEAKRILTERRADLEALAKGLLEYETLTGDEITDLINGKKPNRESVLEPSGPRTSAVPPAGKPRPRPDPGLEPQPQA; encoded by the coding sequence ATGAACGCCAATCTGCGCAATTTCGCCCTCTGGGTCATCATCGTGCTGCTGCTGTTGGCGCTGTTCACGCTCTTCCAGAATCCGGGCCAGCGCACTGCGTCGCAGGAAATTCCGTTCTCGCAGCTCCTCAGCGAGATCGACCAAAATCACGTCCGGGACGTGGTGATCCAGGGCCAGGAAATCCGCGGCACCTTCACCAACGGCTCGACCTTCCAGACCTACGCGCCGAACGATCCGTCGCTCGTGACCCGCCTGTACAACGGCAAGGTGTCGATCACCGCCAAGCCGCCGGGTGACAACGTGCCGTGGTTCGTGTCGCTGTTGGTGTCGTGGCTGCCGTTCATCGCGCTGATCGGCGTGTGGATCTTCCTGTCGCGGCAGATGCAGGGCGGCGCCGGCAAGGCGATGGGCTTCGGCAAGTCGCGCGCCAAGATGCTCACTGAAGCGCATGGCCGCGTGACCTTCGAAGACGTCGCCGGCGTCGACGAGGCCAAGCAGGACCTGCAGGAGATCGTCGAATTTCTGCGCGACCCGGGCAAATTCCAGCGCCTCGGCGGCCGCATTCCGCGCGGCGTTTTGCTGGTCGGCCCTCCCGGTACTGGTAAGACGCTGATCGCGCGCGCGGTCGCGGGTGAAGCCAACGTGCCGTTCTTCACCATCTCCGGTTCGGACTTCGTTGAAATGTTCGTCGGCGTCGGCGCCAGCCGCGTCCGCGACATGTTCGAGCAGGCCAAGAAGAACGCGCCGTGCATCATCTTCATCGACGAAATCGACGCGGTCGGTCGTCATCGCGGCGCCGGTCTCGGCGGCGGCAATGATGAACGCGAGCAGACCCTCAACCAGTTGCTGGTCGAGATGGACGGCTTCGAGGCTAATGAGGGCGTGATCCTGATCGCCGCCACCAACCGGCCCGACGTGCTCGATCCGGCTCTGCTGCGTCCCGGCCGCTTCGACCGTCAGGTCGTGGTGCCGAATCCGGACGTCGTCGGCCGCGAGCAGATCCTCAAGGTCCACGTTCGCAAGGTGCCGCTGGCGCCCGATATCAACCTGAAGAACATCGCGCGCGGCACTCCGGGCTTCTCCGGCGCCGACCTGATGAACCTCGTCAACGAAGCGGCGCTGATGGCGGCCCGGCGCAATAAGCGCATGGTCACTCAGTCCGAGTTCGAAGACGCCAAGGACAAGGTGATGATGGGCGCCGAGCGCAAGTCGCTGGTGATGACGGAAGAGGAGAAGCTCCTCACCGCATATCACGAAGGCGGTCACGCCATCGTCGGCCTCAACGTCCCGGCCACCGACCCGATCCACAAGGCGACCATCATTCCGCGCGGACGTGCGCTCGGCATGGTGATGCAGCTGCCGGAGCGCGACAAGCTGTCGATGTCGCTCGAGCAGATGACCTCGCGTCTGGCCATCATGATGGGCGGCCGCGTCGCCGAGGAGATGGTGTTCGGCCGCGAGAAGGTGACTTCGGGTGCTGCCTCCGACATCGAGCAGGCGACCAAGCTGGCGAGGATGATGGTGACCCGTTGGGGCCTGTCGGAAGAGCTCGGCACCGTCGCTTACGGCGAGAACCAGGACGAAGTGTTCCTCGGTATGTCGGTGTCGCGCACCCAGAACGCTTCCGAGGCGACGATCCAGAAGATCGATGCCGAGATCAAGCGGCTGGTCGAAGAGGGCTACAACGAAGCCAAGCGCATCCTCACCGAGCGCCGCGCCGACCTCGAAGCGCTCGCCAAGGGCCTGCTCGAATACGAGACCCTGACCGGTGACGAGATCACCGATCTGATCAACGGCAAGAAGCCGAATCGCGAATCGGTGCTCGAACCGTCGGGCCCCCGCACTTCGGCAGTGCCGCCGGCCGGCAAGCCGCGGCCGCGGCCCGATCCGGGCCTGGAGCCCCAGCCGCAGGCGTAA